One genomic window of Helicobacter canis includes the following:
- a CDS encoding carbon-nitrogen hydrolase family protein, which yields MRIELYQQDTLSINDSRLALFCHKLPKDALVVLPEYTLNPFFTALCKQSQDEILAHSTAQIISLEALAQKHHIHFVAPIITKVKNTLCKQLVYINPESTKHIYYTQQRLIAYEYWNEAAYFGNPQPKTIKTPSIFTLGGCKIAMLFGFEIHFDEIWCKLKAQGVDIVIMPCANTFDSASRWRELCKVRSLLNGCAILRVNRIGTCEVCDEQWEFYGDSLITMPDGTILDHLGDAQERLSITLTRTQITHIAQEWGFRKIFE from the coding sequence ATGCGTATAGAGCTTTATCAGCAAGATACTCTTAGCATAAATGATTCTCGTTTAGCACTCTTTTGCCATAAATTGCCAAAAGATGCGCTAGTAGTCCTCCCAGAATACACCCTTAATCCATTTTTCACTGCATTATGCAAGCAAAGTCAAGATGAGATTCTCGCACACTCCACAGCACAGATAATCTCACTTGAAGCTCTGGCACAAAAGCATCATATCCACTTTGTCGCTCCCATCATTACTAAAGTCAAAAACACTCTATGTAAGCAACTAGTTTATATCAACCCAGAATCCACAAAGCATATTTACTACACCCAGCAGCGACTTATCGCTTATGAATATTGGAACGAAGCCGCATATTTTGGCAATCCACAGCCTAAAACTATCAAAACGCCAAGTATTTTTACGCTAGGTGGTTGCAAAATTGCTATGCTTTTTGGCTTTGAAATACATTTTGATGAAATTTGGTGCAAGCTTAAGGCGCAAGGTGTGGATATTGTGATTATGCCTTGTGCAAATACTTTTGATTCTGCTAGCAGGTGGAGAGAATTGTGCAAAGTGCGCTCGCTACTCAATGGCTGTGCTATCTTGCGCGTAAATCGCATAGGCACCTGCGAAGTTTGCGATGAGCAATGGGAGTTTTATGGTGATAGTCTTATCACTATGCCTGATGGCACGATTTTAGATCATTTAGGAGATGCACAAGAGAGACTCTCAATCACTCTCACACGCACACAAATCACGCATATAGCGCAAGAATGGGGATTTAGAAAAATATTTGAGTAA
- the xseB gene encoding exodeoxyribonuclease VII small subunit — MENFEDKIKQIKDILQQLNTQDLSLKDSLTLYKQGMQELKNAQDLLEKAKLEYEEIKSLDSSINPAETH; from the coding sequence TTGGAAAATTTCGAAGACAAAATCAAGCAAATCAAAGATATTTTACAGCAACTCAATACGCAAGACCTAAGCCTAAAGGATAGCTTGACACTTTATAAGCAAGGAATGCAGGAGCTGAAAAATGCTCAAGATCTTTTAGAAAAAGCCAAGCTAGAGTATGAAGAGATAAAATCACTAGATTCTAGTATAAATCCAGCAGAGACACACTAA
- a CDS encoding sodium-dependent transporter, translating to MNTFSKFGFILATLGSSIGLGHIWRFPYMAGQMGGGAFVLLFLVLALVIGVSLLITDMVIGNRGKKDVVGCFETLDPSPKKPWRLAGIAIIGGPLILSFYAVILGWILYYFVAISFNLPSNMFLSKWAFNELMSERIWCQVLGLFACLFITALIVSLGIKKGIEKLNLVLMPLLFIIFIGLLIYAAFQPSFMQAVHFLFDFKYEDINSNVFMEALAQMFFSLSLGVGTIITYAALTQEKQNLLTSALWVVVPGIIISLVAGLIIFTFYFGYDGSLGNDGDRGINLVFISLPLIFSEFGAVGQILCLAFLGALLFAGITSTISLLEPSVFYLTQRCGVSRAKASFWVSVVVFVLGLFAIHSFSSYHIQHLQTPLLITTDKHSIFFWLNTLIQLDNPAFFWLDYLTAKIIMPLSALASIIFLGYIIKKDTLREFTRDFLSPIAFSVWYFIIRYIAPIVILAVFIFKFFE from the coding sequence ATGAATACATTTTCTAAATTCGGCTTTATTCTAGCGACACTTGGTAGCTCGATCGGGCTTGGGCATATTTGGCGATTCCCCTATATGGCGGGGCAGATGGGTGGCGGGGCATTTGTGCTGCTATTTTTGGTGCTTGCCCTAGTGATTGGCGTAAGCTTGCTTATCACAGATATGGTGATTGGCAATCGTGGCAAAAAAGATGTAGTGGGCTGCTTTGAGACACTTGATCCAAGCCCTAAAAAGCCGTGGCGACTTGCTGGGATAGCGATCATCGGCGGTCCGCTTATCTTGTCTTTTTATGCTGTGATTTTGGGCTGGATCCTCTACTACTTCGTGGCTATAAGCTTTAATCTCCCTAGCAATATGTTTTTATCCAAATGGGCGTTTAATGAGCTTATGAGTGAAAGGATTTGGTGTCAAGTCTTAGGGCTTTTTGCCTGTCTTTTTATCACCGCACTCATCGTCTCTCTTGGGATTAAAAAGGGGATTGAGAAGCTTAATCTCGTGCTTATGCCACTGCTGTTTATCATCTTTATTGGACTGCTTATTTATGCGGCTTTTCAGCCATCGTTTATGCAAGCGGTGCATTTTTTGTTTGACTTTAAGTATGAGGACATCAATTCTAATGTCTTTATGGAAGCCCTAGCACAGATGTTTTTCTCACTCTCACTTGGTGTTGGGACAATTATCACCTATGCTGCCTTAACCCAAGAGAAGCAAAATCTCCTTACTTCAGCGTTGTGGGTAGTGGTCCCTGGCATTATCATCTCGCTTGTGGCAGGGCTTATCATTTTTACTTTTTACTTCGGCTATGATGGCTCGCTAGGCAATGATGGGGATAGAGGAATAAATCTGGTATTTATCTCATTGCCACTTATCTTTTCGGAGTTTGGTGCAGTTGGGCAGATTCTATGTTTGGCATTTTTAGGGGCATTGCTCTTTGCAGGGATCACTTCTACAATCTCGCTCCTAGAGCCAAGTGTGTTTTATCTCACGCAAAGATGCGGTGTATCGCGAGCTAAAGCGAGCTTTTGGGTAAGTGTGGTGGTATTTGTGCTAGGGCTTTTTGCTATCCACTCTTTTAGCTCATACCACATACAGCATCTACAAACCCCACTGCTTATCACAACAGATAAGCACAGCATATTCTTCTGGCTCAATACCCTTATACAGCTGGATAACCCGGCATTTTTCTGGCTTGATTATCTAACAGCCAAAATCATTATGCCTCTTAGTGCGCTTGCTTCGATTATTTTCCTTGGCTATATCATCAAAAAAGATACGCTAAGAGAATTTACGCGCGACTTTCTTAGTCCCATTGCATTTTCAGTGTGGTATTTTATCATTCGCTATATCGCGCCAATAGTGATTCTAGCGGTATTTATTTTCAAATTTTTTGAATGA
- a CDS encoding sodium-dependent transporter — protein sequence MGSFSKFGFIMATLGSSIGLGHIWRFPYMAGQMGGGAFVLLFLVMTLFIGVAMLVGEMLMGNKTQKNTADAFIELDPSPKKPWRFAGLTLIGGPIILSFYAVVLGWVVYYLVGVSIDLPDNAEQADRIFGALLTSHSFYQLLGFSAVLGLTGLIVSLGIKDGIEKLNLVLMPLLFIIFIGLLIYAAFQPSFMQAVHFLFDFKYEDITFEVIIAAMGQMCFSLSLGIGIIITYAASTDSRQNLLESALYVVICGIIISLIAGVMIFTFVYEYEVAVTQGTGLVFKALPIAFSKMGLSGTIVAILFFIGLAFAGITSTISLLEPSVMYFVQRYNRNRKVVTWTIVGAIYAVGLVLLFSLNSDYSQTLSLAGKQLFVWFDSASSNFIMPLGALISMIFVGYVIGKDRVKEMAQGFLGEMGFVVWFFIIRYVVPLVIIAAWIGTIISE from the coding sequence ATGGGTAGCTTTTCTAAATTTGGCTTTATTATGGCGACACTTGGTAGCTCGATCGGGCTTGGGCATATTTGGCGATTCCCCTATATGGCGGGGCAGATGGGTGGCGGGGCATTTGTGCTGCTATTTTTGGTGATGACACTTTTTATCGGGGTGGCAATGCTTGTGGGTGAAATGCTTATGGGCAATAAAACGCAAAAAAACACTGCTGATGCGTTTATCGAGCTAGATCCAAGCCCCAAAAAACCTTGGCGTTTTGCTGGGCTCACACTTATTGGCGGTCCTATTATCCTATCTTTTTATGCAGTGGTGCTAGGCTGGGTGGTGTATTATCTCGTGGGTGTAAGTATCGATCTGCCAGATAATGCCGAGCAGGCTGATAGAATCTTTGGGGCTCTTTTGACCTCGCATTCTTTCTATCAACTCCTAGGCTTTAGCGCGGTGCTTGGGCTAACGGGACTTATCGTCTCGCTTGGCATTAAAGATGGGATTGAAAAGCTCAATCTCGTGCTTATGCCGCTACTTTTTATCATCTTTATTGGACTGCTTATTTATGCGGCCTTTCAGCCGTCGTTTATGCAAGCGGTGCATTTTTTGTTTGACTTTAAGTATGAAGATATTACCTTTGAAGTGATTATCGCTGCTATGGGGCAGATGTGCTTCTCGCTTTCGCTTGGCATTGGGATCATCATCACCTATGCCGCTTCTACAGATTCTAGGCAAAATCTCCTTGAGAGTGCGCTATATGTCGTGATATGTGGGATTATCATCTCGCTTATTGCTGGTGTGATGATTTTTACTTTTGTCTATGAATATGAAGTAGCAGTAACCCAAGGCACCGGACTTGTATTCAAAGCTCTGCCCATTGCCTTTAGCAAAATGGGGCTAAGCGGGACGATTGTCGCGATACTCTTTTTCATAGGGTTGGCATTTGCTGGGATTACTTCTACGATCTCGCTCCTTGAACCAAGTGTAATGTATTTTGTGCAGCGATACAATAGAAACCGCAAGGTTGTTACTTGGACGATTGTAGGAGCGATTTATGCGGTGGGGCTTGTGTTGCTTTTCTCACTCAATAGTGATTATTCACAGACTTTAAGCTTAGCGGGCAAGCAGCTTTTCGTGTGGTTTGATAGTGCTAGCTCAAATTTCATTATGCCTCTTGGCGCACTCATTAGTATGATTTTTGTGGGTTATGTGATTGGCAAAGATAGAGTCAAGGAAATGGCGCAAGGATTCTTGGGAGAAATGGGGTTTGTGGTGTGGTTTTTCATTATCCGCTATGTTGTCCCACTTGTGATTATCGCTGCGTGGATTGGCACGATTATAAGTGAGTAG
- a CDS encoding peroxiredoxin: protein MQLQANDIAPDFKLPDAQGVEISLKDFAQKTIILYFYPKDNTPGCTIEAQDFSQLLPQFFAKNAVVIGISPDSPKCHQGFITKQDLKHILLSDKDKAVASAYGAYGKKMMYGKEVMGIIRSTFIIKSGKILHALYNVKAKGHAQAVLDML from the coding sequence ATGCAACTACAAGCCAATGACATCGCACCAGATTTCAAGCTCCCTGATGCCCAAGGCGTAGAAATCTCACTCAAAGATTTTGCACAAAAGACCATTATCCTCTACTTTTACCCCAAGGACAATACACCCGGCTGCACCATAGAGGCGCAAGATTTTAGCCAGCTGCTGCCGCAATTTTTTGCCAAAAATGCGGTGGTGATAGGCATTAGCCCAGATTCGCCCAAATGCCACCAAGGCTTTATCACCAAGCAAGATCTCAAGCATATTCTCCTAAGTGATAAGGACAAAGCTGTGGCGAGTGCCTATGGTGCGTATGGCAAGAAAATGATGTATGGCAAGGAGGTGATGGGGATCATACGCTCGACTTTCATCATCAAAAGTGGCAAGATTTTGCACGCACTCTATAATGTCAAAGCAAAAGGACACGCGCAAGCTGTGCTAGATATGCTCTAG
- the lpxC gene encoding UDP-3-O-acyl-N-acetylglucosamine deacetylase, whose protein sequence is MKQRTITKRVELTGIGLHKGVPVTLVLEPLEADSGIVFYRSDLGVSIPLVPESIIDTTMATVIGKGEAKVSTIEHLMSAIYAYGIDNLKISIDNEEVPIMDGSSIAHCLLLDEAGIVEFDVPRKLIEIKKPIEVRDGDKFVRLEPSQKTIFDFSIDFKHPAIKEQQYTFTFSKLSYIDEIAKARTFGFLQEVNYLRSIGLAKGGNLNNCIVLDEAGIMNKEGLRYPEEFVRHKILDAIGDMAILGIPLLGSYISFAGSHKLNSLLTQKLLQEEGAYEIVTASESQKVLEFEKAVAIS, encoded by the coding sequence ATGAAGCAAAGGACGATTACAAAAAGAGTCGAGCTAACAGGCATAGGCTTGCACAAGGGCGTGCCTGTTACGCTTGTTTTAGAGCCTTTGGAGGCTGATAGTGGGATAGTGTTTTACCGCAGTGATTTGGGCGTGAGCATTCCACTTGTGCCAGAATCCATTATCGATACGACTATGGCAACGGTGATTGGCAAAGGCGAAGCAAAAGTCTCTACGATAGAGCATTTGATGTCGGCGATTTATGCCTATGGGATTGATAATCTAAAAATTAGCATTGATAATGAAGAAGTCCCTATAATGGATGGCAGCTCGATCGCGCATTGCTTATTGCTTGATGAAGCGGGCATTGTGGAGTTTGATGTGCCACGCAAGCTTATAGAGATCAAAAAGCCCATAGAAGTGCGCGATGGCGATAAATTTGTGCGGCTAGAGCCAAGCCAAAAGACCATATTTGATTTTTCTATCGATTTCAAGCACCCAGCTATCAAAGAGCAGCAATACACCTTTACTTTCTCTAAGCTTTCTTATATCGATGAAATAGCCAAGGCTAGGACATTTGGCTTTTTGCAAGAAGTAAATTATCTGCGCTCTATCGGGCTGGCAAAAGGCGGGAATCTCAATAATTGTATCGTGCTTGATGAAGCAGGCATTATGAATAAAGAGGGCTTGCGCTATCCAGAGGAGTTTGTGCGGCATAAGATTTTAGACGCTATTGGAGATATGGCGATTTTGGGGATCCCACTACTTGGGAGCTATATCTCCTTTGCCGGAAGTCATAAGCTAAACTCTCTGCTCACCCAAAAGCTCTTGCAAGAAGAAGGCGCGTATGAGATCGTTACTGCAAGCGAGAGTCAAAAGGTGCTAGAGTTTGAAAAGGCAGTGGCAATTAGCTAA
- a CDS encoding septum site-determining protein MinC, with product MKTRQHRAQILSFTDGDHQEWSAFIKKNATLLQSFILHFSAPIDTGMQELCQSYGLLYTIGTLPSKPSLESIQALNSTPPKQEAKIEEAKISQSSPQKQSHTLIHKIRSGEEMTLDDNAIILGDIAHGANIYAKQSVVIFGDCAGVLRVDGGFFIVRNLTSGHIVFCDSILPEAIVAKINANSHLKIIIKNSDTIAVKEIL from the coding sequence ATGAAAACACGACAACACCGCGCACAGATTCTAAGCTTCACAGATGGTGATCACCAAGAATGGAGCGCGTTTATCAAGAAAAATGCCACTCTTTTGCAAAGCTTTATTTTGCATTTTTCCGCCCCTATTGATACAGGTATGCAGGAGCTATGCCAATCTTATGGGCTTTTATACACCATAGGCACTCTACCTAGCAAGCCTAGCCTAGAATCTATACAAGCCCTAAATTCTACGCCACCCAAGCAAGAAGCAAAGATTGAAGAAGCTAAGATCTCACAATCTTCTCCACAAAAGCAAAGCCACACACTAATCCATAAAATCCGCAGTGGCGAAGAAATGACACTTGATGATAATGCAATTATTTTAGGCGATATTGCGCACGGGGCAAATATTTATGCCAAGCAAAGTGTCGTGATTTTTGGGGATTGTGCTGGGGTATTGCGCGTAGATGGGGGGTTTTTCATCGTGCGCAATCTTACTTCTGGGCATATTGTCTTTTGCGATTCTATCTTGCCAGAGGCTATTGTGGCTAAAATCAATGCCAATAGCCATTTAAAAATCATTATCAAAAATAGCGATACAATAGCGGTCAAGGAGATACTATGA
- a CDS encoding M23 family metallopeptidase: MSSSSGLLRILVVIALGLFGYFLYTLDLFKSTPIAVQTFLHLNPTEQIPIDDNSAWNPERRISLEVESQSKIKSYKIRATTGDGVVVLEQEEVVTNRPEKLRIWLPRPEIDLPDNTKLHYEVAITDWSNANFFSGETLVKHLDFTINTKQPVITILAHSPRISYGGSALVVFQVESVDIKSITITNGKDTFVPFPFVAQGYYAVILAWPLSNQNFSGRIQVSDTALNARSITIPFIKDTSPRYQASTLKLQEQFLRDKMDGLISEIKAIRYEPELDELHDDFEKFVYINEQVRLKDEAIIAESAYQACLQDAQNTNFPIEWGPFIPLKGYSVVGRFGDKRTYVNAQGKTSQSLHLGLDIASVKNDRIIITNNGRVILGQKLGVYGNTIMIDHGFGVASLYAHLSDFLVSNEQEVLAGDVAGLTGESGWAFGDHLHFGMLVQGLSVRNVEWLDSRWIKHNITDILAQAKLLINQAQ; the protein is encoded by the coding sequence ATGAGTAGTAGCTCGGGGCTTTTGCGGATTTTAGTTGTCATAGCACTAGGGCTTTTTGGCTATTTTCTCTATACGCTTGATTTGTTTAAAAGCACGCCCATTGCTGTGCAGACATTTTTGCATTTAAACCCCACAGAGCAAATCCCCATCGATGACAATTCTGCGTGGAATCCAGAGCGTAGAATCTCCCTAGAAGTAGAGAGCCAAAGCAAAATCAAATCCTACAAAATTAGAGCCACCACAGGCGATGGAGTTGTCGTGCTAGAGCAAGAAGAAGTCGTTACAAATCGCCCAGAAAAGCTTAGGATCTGGCTACCGCGCCCCGAGATCGATTTGCCCGATAACACAAAGCTACACTATGAGGTAGCTATCACGGACTGGAGCAATGCTAACTTTTTTAGCGGTGAGACATTGGTTAAGCACCTAGATTTTACTATCAATACCAAGCAGCCTGTTATTACGATTCTGGCGCACTCACCGCGCATTAGCTATGGTGGCAGCGCACTTGTGGTATTCCAGGTTGAAAGCGTGGATATTAAAAGCATCACAATCACTAACGGCAAAGATACATTTGTGCCTTTTCCCTTTGTCGCGCAAGGCTACTACGCTGTGATTCTTGCTTGGCCCCTAAGCAATCAAAACTTCAGCGGTAGAATCCAAGTATCTGATACAGCCCTAAATGCTAGAAGTATCACTATCCCTTTCATCAAAGACACTTCCCCGCGCTATCAAGCCTCCACGCTAAAACTGCAAGAGCAATTCTTGCGCGACAAGATGGATGGGCTAATTAGCGAGATAAAGGCTATCCGCTATGAGCCAGAGCTTGATGAGCTGCACGATGATTTTGAGAAGTTTGTCTATATCAACGAACAGGTGCGCTTGAAAGATGAAGCAATCATTGCTGAGAGTGCCTATCAAGCCTGCTTGCAAGATGCGCAAAACACAAACTTCCCAATTGAGTGGGGTCCATTTATCCCACTAAAAGGCTATAGCGTGGTGGGTCGCTTTGGCGATAAGCGCACCTATGTCAATGCGCAGGGCAAGACCAGCCAATCTCTCCACCTAGGGCTTGATATTGCAAGTGTGAAAAATGACAGAATCATTATCACCAATAATGGGCGCGTGATCTTAGGGCAAAAGCTAGGCGTGTATGGCAATACAATTATGATTGACCACGGATTTGGCGTGGCAAGTTTATATGCGCATTTATCAGACTTTCTTGTAAGCAATGAGCAAGAAGTGCTAGCTGGCGATGTGGCTGGGCTTACAGGCGAGAGTGGCTGGGCATTTGGCGATCACTTGCACTTTGGTATGCTTGTGCAAGGACTTAGCGTGCGCAATGTAGAGTGGCTGGACTCTCGCTGGATCAAGCATAATATCACTGATATTTTGGCACAAGCCAAACTCCTAATCAACCAAGCCCAATGA
- a CDS encoding 3-isopropylmalate dehydratase large subunit: MGQTIVEKIFSEHCGEKVYAGQIVESPIDMVIGNDITTPLSIKAFEKSGASTLARADNFCIVMDHFIPAKDIASANQARISRDFAKKHKLKYFFDERDMGIEHALLPEKGLVVSGDVIIGADSHTCTHGALGAFSTGMGSTDLAYAMITGKNWFKIPESIQVVFDGTLPKGVYGKDLILEVIRQLGVDGALYKSLEFCGSAIESLGMDDRFSLCNMAIEAGAKNGIIAPDSITKAYLAEREAVNGSLRSAPRIHFSDSNARYTQILHIDVSALEPLVAYPFLPSNGKPISHASGENLAIDQAFIGSCTNGRLSDLKIAAEILKGKQIHPDVRLIVTPGTQKIYRQAQELGYIDILLDSGALISNPTCGACLGGYMGILGDDERCISTTNRNFIGRMGSRSSQVFLANSAVVAYSAIMGKIADPREVL; the protein is encoded by the coding sequence ATGGGGCAAACGATAGTAGAAAAAATCTTTTCAGAGCATTGTGGCGAGAAAGTTTATGCAGGGCAGATTGTAGAATCTCCCATTGATATGGTCATTGGCAATGACATCACCACGCCGCTTTCTATCAAGGCGTTTGAAAAAAGTGGGGCAAGCACGCTTGCTAGAGCGGATAATTTTTGCATTGTTATGGACCACTTTATCCCGGCAAAAGATATTGCCTCTGCCAATCAAGCGCGCATTAGTCGAGACTTTGCCAAAAAGCACAAGCTAAAATATTTCTTTGATGAGCGCGATATGGGGATTGAGCACGCGCTGCTACCGGAAAAGGGCTTAGTAGTGAGTGGTGATGTGATCATCGGGGCAGATTCTCACACCTGCACACACGGCGCACTTGGGGCATTTAGCACGGGTATGGGTAGCACAGATTTAGCCTATGCAATGATCACGGGCAAAAATTGGTTCAAAATCCCAGAATCCATACAAGTGGTCTTTGATGGCACACTCCCTAAAGGCGTGTATGGCAAGGATTTGATTCTAGAAGTGATACGGCAGCTTGGCGTTGATGGCGCGCTGTATAAAAGCCTAGAGTTTTGCGGCAGCGCGATAGAATCTTTGGGTATGGATGATCGCTTTTCACTCTGCAATATGGCGATAGAAGCCGGCGCGAAAAATGGCATTATCGCTCCAGATTCTATCACCAAAGCCTACTTGGCAGAGAGAGAGGCAGTAAATGGCTCTTTGCGCTCTGCGCCTAGAATCCACTTTAGCGACTCTAATGCCCGCTACACACAAATCCTGCATATCGATGTATCAGCCCTAGAGCCACTTGTCGCCTACCCCTTTCTCCCGAGCAATGGCAAGCCTATTTCCCACGCAAGTGGTGAAAATCTAGCTATCGATCAAGCTTTTATCGGTAGCTGCACCAATGGTCGCTTGAGCGATCTTAAAATCGCCGCAGAGATTCTTAAAGGTAAGCAAATTCACCCAGATGTGCGGCTTATCGTTACACCCGGCACGCAGAAGATTTATCGCCAAGCCCAAGAGCTAGGCTACATTGATATTTTGCTAGATTCTGGTGCGCTTATCTCTAATCCCACTTGTGGCGCGTGCCTTGGGGGATATATGGGGATTTTGGGCGATGATGAGCGATGTATCTCTACCACTAATCGCAACTTCATCGGTCGTATGGGCTCTAGGAGCTCACAAGTATTTTTGGCAAACTCCGCCGTGGTGGCTTACTCTGCTATTATGGGTAAAATCGCTGATCCAAGAGAGGTGCTTTGA
- a CDS encoding GDP-L-fucose synthase, with protein MQLDSRIFVAGHRGLVGSAIVRELQAQGYTQIITRSRDELDLRDMAAVEKFFATNRPEYVVLAAAKVGGIYANNTYRADFLYENLAIQNAVIYNAYKHGVKKLLFLGSSCIYPKFAPQPILESALLTSELEYTNEPYAIAKIAGIKLCESFSLQYGCNFVSAMPTNLYGEQDNFDLETSHVFPALLRKMHLAKLLRAGDMDSVVADITKRKPKNPALQALSPEKLLEHYGISKDSVQVWGSGQVRREFLYAQDMAQACVFMLQNIDFAHLVDSSLESTFHTTPQQSPQVRNTHINIGYGSDVSIQELAESIREIVGFSGELVFDTSKPDGTPRKLMDSSKIHALGWKPSVSLEEGIARVYRHYTSDFKAF; from the coding sequence ATGCAGCTAGATTCTAGGATTTTTGTCGCTGGGCATAGAGGGCTTGTGGGGAGTGCTATTGTGCGTGAGTTGCAAGCGCAAGGATATACACAGATCATCACGCGCAGCAGAGATGAGCTAGATTTGCGCGATATGGCTGCGGTGGAAAAATTCTTTGCCACTAATCGCCCAGAATATGTCGTGCTTGCTGCAGCCAAAGTCGGTGGTATTTATGCCAATAATACTTATCGAGCAGATTTTTTATACGAGAATCTAGCTATCCAAAATGCGGTGATCTACAATGCCTATAAACACGGCGTAAAAAAGCTCCTATTTCTAGGTAGCTCTTGTATCTACCCCAAGTTTGCCCCACAGCCAATCCTAGAATCCGCTCTTTTAACCAGCGAGCTTGAATACACCAATGAGCCTTATGCCATCGCTAAAATCGCTGGGATCAAGCTATGCGAGAGCTTTAGCCTGCAGTATGGCTGTAATTTTGTGAGTGCTATGCCGACAAATCTCTATGGCGAGCAAGATAATTTTGACCTAGAGACCTCACATGTCTTCCCAGCTCTCTTGCGCAAAATGCATTTAGCCAAGCTATTGCGTGCGGGCGATATGGATTCTGTGGTGGCAGATATTACAAAGCGCAAGCCCAAAAACCCTGCCTTGCAAGCCCTTAGCCCTGAAAAGCTCCTAGAGCATTATGGCATTAGCAAAGATAGCGTGCAAGTATGGGGCAGTGGGCAGGTGAGACGAGAGTTTTTATACGCACAAGATATGGCGCAAGCGTGTGTGTTTATGCTGCAAAACATTGATTTTGCTCATTTGGTGGATTCTAGCCTAGAATCCACTTTTCACACCACACCCCAACAAAGCCCCCAAGTGCGCAATACGCATATCAATATCGGCTATGGCAGTGATGTAAGCATACAGGAGCTAGCAGAGTCTATACGCGAGATTGTGGGCTTTAGTGGTGAGCTTGTGTTTGATACATCAAAGCCTGATGGCACTCCTAGAAAGCTTATGGATTCTAGCAAAATACACGCCCTTGGCTGGAAGCCTAGCGTGAGCTTAGAAGAAGGCATAGCGCGTGTGTATAGGCATTATACGAGCGATTTTAAGGCGTTTTAA
- the hemJ gene encoding protoporphyrinogen oxidase HemJ yields the protein MQAFSSMLMEYYQWLKAVHIMSIIAWMAGLFYLPRLFVYHSQNRDSKEFVRIIKLQEYRLFAYIMRPAMLASVITGSMLIIANTAIFKSGMWIHIKLTLVALLLIFHIACGIFASKMQRETCTLSPRFFRVFNEIPTLLMIGIVLCAVLKF from the coding sequence ATGCAAGCGTTTTCAAGTATGCTTATGGAATATTATCAATGGCTAAAGGCAGTGCATATTATGAGTATTATCGCGTGGATGGCAGGGCTATTTTATCTCCCTAGGCTATTTGTCTATCATAGTCAAAATAGAGATTCTAAGGAGTTTGTGCGGATCATCAAGCTGCAAGAATACCGCCTTTTTGCCTACATTATGCGCCCAGCAATGCTTGCTAGCGTGATCACAGGCTCAATGCTTATTATCGCAAATACGGCGATTTTCAAAAGTGGAATGTGGATTCACATCAAGCTCACGCTTGTGGCTTTGCTGCTGATTTTTCACATCGCTTGTGGGATATTTGCTAGCAAAATGCAGCGAGAGACCTGCACGCTTAGTCCGCGCTTTTTCCGTGTGTTTAATGAGATCCCGACATTGCTGATGATAGGTATCGTGCTATGCGCGGTGCTAAAATTTTAG